Proteins from one Flavobacterium branchiarum genomic window:
- the metN gene encoding methionine ABC transporter ATP-binding protein MetN, which produces MIELKNITKKFHKTGREITALNNVSLHVPEGKIFGVIGTSGAGKSTLIRCINLLEKPTSGDVIVGGKYLLSLSNAALAQERRQIGMIFQHFNLLSSRTVFDNVAFPLELAGVSKDEIKDRVKELLELVGLKEKINDYPASLSGGQKQRVAIARTLANNPKVLLCDEATSALDPGTTRSILNLLKDINKRLNITILLITHQMEVVKAICDEVAVISNGELIEQGTIGEIFANPKHALTSEFIASSLHIEIPEIYQERLSAVYKNGLNPLLRLELNGKSVNEPILTQAARKFNVNANIITAQTAFAGDANFGILIVELSGDESEQNQAINFFKEKHIKTEILGYV; this is translated from the coding sequence ATGATAGAATTAAAAAATATAACCAAAAAATTCCATAAGACAGGAAGGGAAATTACAGCCCTTAATAACGTCTCGCTTCATGTGCCAGAAGGGAAAATTTTTGGAGTAATCGGTACTTCAGGAGCAGGAAAAAGTACACTTATACGCTGCATTAACTTACTAGAGAAACCAACATCTGGCGATGTAATCGTTGGAGGAAAATATTTATTAAGTCTTTCAAATGCTGCATTAGCACAAGAAAGAAGACAAATCGGGATGATTTTTCAGCATTTTAATTTATTATCATCTAGAACTGTTTTTGATAATGTTGCTTTTCCACTAGAATTAGCTGGCGTTTCTAAAGATGAAATTAAAGACAGAGTAAAAGAATTACTAGAACTGGTTGGTCTTAAAGAAAAAATAAACGATTATCCTGCAAGTCTTTCAGGAGGGCAAAAACAACGTGTCGCTATTGCAAGAACTTTGGCTAATAATCCTAAAGTATTGTTGTGTGATGAAGCCACAAGTGCTTTGGATCCTGGTACGACAAGATCTATTCTAAATTTATTGAAAGACATAAACAAACGTTTAAACATTACCATATTGCTTATTACGCATCAAATGGAAGTTGTAAAAGCTATTTGTGATGAAGTTGCCGTAATTAGTAATGGCGAATTAATAGAACAAGGAACTATCGGCGAAATATTTGCTAATCCGAAGCATGCTTTAACAAGCGAATTTATTGCCTCATCATTACACATTGAAATTCCTGAAATATATCAAGAGCGTCTCTCTGCAGTTTACAAAAACGGACTGAATCCTTTATTGCGATTAGAGTTAAATGGTAAATCGGTCAATGAACCTATCCTTACACAGGCAGCAAGAAAATTTAATGTTAATGCCAATATTATAACAGCACAAACTGCATTTGCTGGTGATGCAAATTTTGGAATCCTTATTGTAGAACTTTCTGGTGACGAAAGTGAGCAAAACCAAGCAATCAACTTTTTTAAAGAAAAACATATTAAAACTGAAATATTAGGCTATGTCTGA
- a CDS encoding amidohydrolase produces the protein MEDNKISRKKFLGLGAAATGAALFSGIGASAMAQGQSEEEKKTALKEYILINARLEEGFEYNEKNEVVATKTSLYNLHIADGKIKSITTGKLITKLKTVDAKGLLMLPGLRDMHIHIDKTYYGGAWNAAPRKGYTVKDMITLEQKLIPQLLTDSQHKAEEAIKLMQSQGSYFARCQCNIDPVSGLKSLEHLLAALDKNKDSFGWEIVAFPQHGILYSQSEPLLREAAKMGVDFIGGLDPTSVDGDMEKSLDAMFQIAIDTNKGIDIHLHEAPPSGKSEIEYIIKRTEENKQLQGKTYISHGFALAKMDPKDLEKVAEQMGALGIGVVSTIPIGKTIMPIPTLKKHGVKLMTGTDSIVDHWMPFGTCDMLEKAKLCAQLYGWTDEYSLSRALHIATTNEILPLNDAGTRVWPAVGNDANFILVKASCSAEAVARLPKREGVFYNGKLIAGEMI, from the coding sequence ATGGAAGATAATAAAATAAGCAGAAAAAAATTTTTAGGATTAGGAGCTGCCGCAACTGGTGCTGCGTTGTTTTCAGGAATTGGAGCTTCTGCAATGGCACAAGGGCAATCTGAGGAAGAAAAAAAGACTGCTTTAAAAGAATATATTTTAATCAATGCAAGATTAGAAGAAGGTTTTGAATACAATGAAAAGAACGAAGTTGTTGCAACTAAAACTTCTTTATATAATTTGCATATTGCCGATGGTAAAATAAAAAGTATTACCACAGGAAAGCTAATTACAAAATTAAAAACGGTTGATGCCAAAGGTTTGCTAATGCTACCAGGATTGCGTGATATGCATATTCATATAGATAAAACGTACTACGGAGGAGCTTGGAATGCTGCACCAAGAAAAGGATATACTGTAAAAGATATGATTACGCTGGAGCAAAAATTAATTCCACAACTGCTTACTGATTCTCAGCATAAAGCCGAAGAAGCTATTAAGCTAATGCAAAGTCAGGGAAGTTATTTTGCCCGTTGCCAATGTAATATTGATCCTGTTAGCGGACTCAAAAGTTTGGAGCATTTGCTTGCCGCTTTAGACAAGAATAAAGATAGTTTTGGATGGGAGATTGTAGCTTTCCCTCAACACGGAATTTTATATTCGCAATCTGAACCTTTATTAAGAGAAGCTGCCAAAATGGGAGTTGATTTCATAGGTGGATTGGATCCTACAAGTGTTGATGGCGATATGGAAAAATCGCTTGATGCAATGTTTCAAATTGCAATTGATACCAATAAAGGAATTGATATTCACTTGCATGAAGCACCACCATCGGGTAAATCTGAGATAGAATATATTATAAAAAGAACGGAAGAAAATAAGCAATTACAAGGAAAAACATATATAAGTCATGGTTTTGCTCTTGCAAAAATGGATCCTAAAGATTTAGAAAAAGTAGCTGAACAAATGGGGGCTCTTGGTATTGGAGTAGTTTCGACAATTCCTATTGGTAAAACGATAATGCCAATTCCGACATTAAAAAAACATGGTGTAAAATTAATGACAGGAACTGATAGTATCGTTGATCACTGGATGCCTTTTGGGACTTGCGATATGTTAGAAAAAGCTAAATTATGTGCGCAATTGTATGGTTGGACAGATGAGTATAGTTTAAGTCGTGCCTTGCATATTGCGACTACAAATGAAATTTTGCCTCTTAATGATGCAGGAACTAGAGTGTGGCCTGCAGTGGGGAATGATGCTAATTTTATTTTGGTAAAAGCAAGCTGTTCTGCTGAAGCAGTTGCTCGCCTTCCGAAACGCGAAGGGGTATTTTATAATGGTAAGTTGATAGCTGGTGAGATGATATAG
- a CDS encoding XRE family transcriptional regulator, which translates to MSLFSENIKHLRARKEISQREVAEGLLISRDRYAKYEDGKNSPPPEILVAISRFFHISIDLLLSVEMKKIPMGELLKLGDNRILLPITVDRNGDNLIEIIPHKAKAGYLSGYADPEYIENLQHISLPFLGHGKHRAFPVEGDSMPPHENGSFIVGRYIENFGEVLDGRTYILITKNDGIVYKRLNKNGKNDLMAHSDNTFYPPYLVKASNILEIWEYVCNIGRSDKEQKTSEIDTIKSMFLELKNEIKTLKNK; encoded by the coding sequence ATGTCGTTATTTTCTGAAAACATCAAGCACCTTAGAGCCCGAAAAGAGATTTCACAACGTGAAGTGGCCGAAGGTTTACTTATATCTCGTGATCGTTATGCCAAATATGAAGATGGAAAAAACTCTCCTCCTCCAGAAATTTTGGTAGCCATATCGCGCTTTTTCCATATTAGCATTGATCTTCTGCTTTCTGTAGAAATGAAAAAAATTCCCATGGGAGAGTTGCTAAAATTGGGGGACAACCGAATATTGTTACCAATCACAGTAGATAGAAATGGAGATAATTTAATTGAAATTATTCCGCATAAAGCCAAAGCAGGCTATCTATCCGGGTACGCCGATCCGGAGTATATCGAGAACCTACAACACATCTCACTCCCGTTCTTAGGTCACGGAAAACACAGAGCGTTTCCTGTAGAAGGCGATTCTATGCCTCCTCATGAAAACGGCTCTTTTATAGTGGGTAGATATATAGAAAATTTTGGCGAAGTTCTAGATGGTAGAACCTACATTCTTATTACAAAAAATGACGGTATAGTCTATAAACGTCTCAACAAAAATGGAAAAAATGATTTAATGGCACATTCAGACAATACATTCTACCCTCCTTATCTTGTAAAAGCATCAAATATCCTCGAAATCTGGGAATATGTATGCAATATTGGTAGAAGTGATAAAGAACAAAAAACATCTGAAATTGATACTATTAAATCCATGTTTTTAGAATTAAAGAATGAAATAAAGACACTTAAAAATAAATAG
- a CDS encoding cupin-like domain-containing protein: protein MAFEYIEIERVEKLTKKEFIENFYKPQKPVVITNQIEDWPAFTKWNFDYLREVAGDKTVPLYDNRKTDHTKKVNEPDFTMTMSEYVDILEKGPTHLRIFLYNLMKDVPLMKKDMKWPKLGLRLIKSLPLVFFGGQNAKVFMHYDIDFPNIFHIHFQGKKQCVLVDPKETKYMYRLPYSWICNEDIDFDNPDYERFPALKYVKPYITNLEHGEMLYMPEGWWHYMKYTTPGFSMSLRSISGRPTNVIKALLNVTVIRHYDNWMRKRKGQAWLDYKDEESIRRTNALLNKS from the coding sequence ATGGCATTTGAATATATCGAAATTGAAAGAGTAGAAAAACTTACAAAAAAAGAATTTATTGAAAATTTTTATAAACCTCAAAAGCCAGTTGTTATAACAAATCAAATAGAAGATTGGCCTGCTTTTACAAAATGGAATTTTGACTATCTGAGAGAAGTTGCTGGAGACAAAACGGTGCCTTTATACGATAATCGCAAAACGGACCATACCAAAAAAGTCAATGAGCCCGATTTTACAATGACAATGTCAGAATATGTGGATATTCTCGAAAAAGGACCTACTCACTTACGCATTTTTTTATATAATTTAATGAAAGATGTGCCATTAATGAAGAAAGATATGAAATGGCCTAAATTAGGTCTTAGGCTAATAAAAAGTTTACCATTGGTGTTTTTTGGAGGTCAAAATGCTAAAGTCTTCATGCATTATGATATTGACTTTCCCAATATATTCCACATCCACTTTCAAGGAAAAAAACAATGTGTTCTTGTAGATCCAAAAGAAACAAAATACATGTATCGTCTTCCCTATTCTTGGATTTGTAATGAAGATATAGATTTTGATAATCCAGATTACGAAAGATTTCCTGCTCTTAAATATGTAAAACCATATATTACTAATTTAGAACATGGCGAAATGCTGTATATGCCAGAGGGCTGGTGGCATTATATGAAATATACTACTCCTGGATTTTCTATGAGTTTACGCTCTATATCTGGTAGACCAACTAATGTGATTAAAGCCCTACTTAATGTTACAGTTATACGACATTATGATAATTGGATGCGAAAACGTAAAGGGCAAGCTTGGCTAGATTATAAAGATGAGGAATCTATTAGAAGAACAAATGCGCTACTAAATAAATCGTAA
- a CDS encoding sensor histidine kinase, with amino-acid sequence MPKTKIIEKLKLPNVYILLLIVFLSCTLLIFINFYTIEILSANRAYVNGESHYSKGQKDAVRHLITYLYTGDKEQWELYKKEIKVPQGVGEARILLLSNGDVNAIKEGLRDGRNNEKDLDDMIWLFRNFKSVSFLAKAISIWEEADNLVDQLEVTGGIIDKRITNSSLNEVDKKQFLNLLSALSDKLTIKELEFSNTLGEGTRAIKNQLILTNIIFILIIVSSVCIYYSIMVKKIMISKKEVEAKNENLILANRELDRFVYSASHDLRSPITSLKGLIEITQMEDDLGQIREYLNLMKLSLIRQDQFISDIIDYSKNKRKGVVLENISLIKLFEGAIIQHTHIENADRIIVDIEILVDVIKSDSLRLKIIINNLLSNAIKYADESKEEMRILIKTYEEGDFYKIEVIDNGIGIVPEFKEHIFEMFYVVDSNKGSGLGLYILKEAVKSLNGTIEVESEFNIGSKFTLTIPKLE; translated from the coding sequence ATGCCGAAAACCAAAATTATAGAAAAACTTAAGCTTCCAAATGTTTATATTCTTTTACTAATAGTATTTTTATCTTGTACATTATTAATTTTTATTAATTTTTACACAATTGAGATTTTATCTGCAAATAGAGCGTATGTTAATGGAGAGTCGCATTATTCAAAAGGGCAGAAGGATGCAGTAAGGCATCTTATAACCTATTTGTATACTGGAGATAAAGAACAATGGGAGTTATATAAAAAAGAAATAAAAGTTCCACAGGGGGTTGGAGAAGCCCGAATTTTACTATTGTCAAACGGTGATGTCAATGCCATTAAAGAAGGATTAAGAGACGGACGTAATAATGAAAAGGATTTAGATGACATGATTTGGCTCTTTAGAAACTTTAAATCAGTTTCTTTTTTAGCAAAAGCTATTTCTATATGGGAAGAAGCAGATAATTTAGTTGATCAATTAGAAGTAACAGGAGGAATTATTGATAAGAGAATTACAAATTCATCTTTAAATGAAGTCGATAAAAAGCAATTTCTTAATTTACTTAGTGCATTAAGTGATAAGCTGACAATAAAAGAGCTTGAGTTTTCAAATACATTAGGAGAAGGTACTCGCGCAATTAAAAACCAATTGATATTAACGAATATTATTTTTATTTTAATAATTGTAAGTAGTGTTTGCATCTATTATTCGATTATGGTAAAGAAGATTATGATATCGAAAAAGGAAGTAGAAGCGAAAAATGAAAACTTAATTTTAGCAAACAGAGAACTCGATAGATTTGTTTATAGTGCTTCACATGATTTAAGATCTCCAATTACATCTCTTAAAGGATTAATAGAGATTACGCAAATGGAAGATGATTTAGGGCAGATACGAGAATATCTAAACTTGATGAAGTTAAGTTTAATTAGACAGGATCAATTTATAAGTGATATTATAGATTACTCTAAAAATAAACGTAAAGGAGTTGTTTTAGAAAACATTAGTTTAATAAAATTATTCGAAGGAGCAATAATACAACACACTCATATAGAAAATGCAGATCGTATTATTGTAGATATTGAAATTTTGGTAGATGTTATTAAAAGTGATAGTCTTAGATTGAAAATTATCATAAATAATTTGCTTTCTAATGCTATAAAATATGCAGATGAAAGTAAAGAAGAAATGCGTATTTTAATTAAGACTTATGAAGAAGGAGATTTTTATAAAATTGAAGTAATAGATAACGGAATAGGAATCGTGCCAGAATTTAAGGAACATATATTCGAAATGTTCTATGTTGTTGATAGCAACAAAGGATCAGGTTTAGGACTGTATATCTTGAAGGAAGCTGTAAAAAGCCTTAACGGGACTATTGAAGTAGAATCTGAATTTAATATCGGAAGTAAATTTACATTGACAATTCCAAAATTAGAATAG
- a CDS encoding FecR family protein, producing the protein MQKRNNYKEVEDFLADKSFRTWVQSNEDLDRWEEWTLENPKRAKLVEEARLWLLAMNVPESTLSQTDIQLALQATWNKIERKETVQKGVNFSVFRLWSNYWLSGAAAVLIFGLAISWFYKNNINSDNTIVTYKELVSESYEGLVEQTNHSNKSQIITLSDGSSVLLKPKSTLSYPKTFTGNERKVYLSGEGFFEISKNPQKPFFVFANEIVTRVVGTSFRIKAYSDQPNVEVLVRTGKVIVKSNELLTKSEKKEVVLLPNQALRFVRQGFTFNKITDITQDESLAHSVGNIEQLSFEFTDIPVTQILKTIEQAYLVKIDYPHSKLKDCHLTTSLSDQPLPEKLKIICKSLGNNTSYEMNGNQIIITSNGCE; encoded by the coding sequence ATGCAAAAACGTAACAATTATAAAGAAGTAGAAGATTTTTTGGCTGACAAATCATTCCGAACATGGGTTCAATCTAATGAAGATTTGGATCGTTGGGAAGAATGGACTCTTGAGAATCCTAAACGTGCCAAATTAGTAGAAGAGGCTCGTTTATGGTTGTTGGCAATGAATGTTCCTGAGAGTACTTTATCTCAAACAGATATTCAATTAGCATTACAAGCTACATGGAATAAGATTGAAAGAAAAGAAACGGTTCAGAAAGGTGTGAATTTTTCGGTATTTAGACTTTGGAGTAATTATTGGCTTAGTGGAGCTGCCGCTGTTTTAATTTTTGGACTTGCAATTAGTTGGTTTTATAAGAATAATATAAATTCTGACAATACAATTGTTACTTATAAAGAACTTGTAAGTGAAAGCTATGAAGGTCTTGTGGAACAAACCAATCACTCTAATAAATCACAAATTATAACTTTATCTGACGGTAGTTCTGTTTTGTTAAAACCAAAAAGTACGCTAAGTTATCCTAAAACATTTACAGGTAACGAGAGAAAAGTTTATCTATCTGGCGAAGGCTTTTTTGAAATTAGTAAAAATCCCCAAAAACCATTTTTTGTCTTCGCCAATGAGATAGTTACTCGTGTAGTGGGAACGAGTTTTAGGATTAAAGCTTATTCTGATCAGCCTAATGTTGAGGTGCTTGTTCGAACAGGGAAAGTAATTGTTAAGTCAAATGAATTACTTACAAAATCAGAAAAAAAAGAAGTTGTTTTATTACCTAATCAAGCCTTACGTTTTGTGCGACAGGGATTTACTTTTAATAAGATTACAGATATTACACAAGATGAGTCTTTAGCGCACTCAGTAGGTAATATAGAACAGCTAAGCTTCGAGTTTACTGATATTCCAGTTACGCAAATACTCAAGACAATTGAACAAGCGTATTTGGTAAAGATTGATTATCCCCATTCAAAACTTAAAGACTGCCATTTAACTACTTCATTAAGCGATCAACCTTTGCCTGAGAAGCTTAAAATTATTTGTAAAAGTCTTGGCAACAATACAAGTTATGAGATGAATGGAAATCAAATCATCATAACATCCAATGGATGTGAATAA
- the metI gene encoding methionine ABC transporter permease MetI, with protein MSESIIILLLKGTLETIIMTLLSGFFGFVLGLPAGIFLFLTRKGQIMEHVVFNRILSVIVNIFRSIPFIILIVWMIPFTRALVGTSIGVSAALVPLSIGAAPFIARLVENSLLGLPSGLIEAARALGATPFQIVYKVLLPEALPSIINAASITLITLVGYSAMGGAVGAGGLGQIGYQYGYIGYDATIMNIVLILLVALVFIIQFAGDALSKRFDHR; from the coding sequence ATGTCTGAATCTATTATAATTTTATTATTAAAAGGTACATTAGAAACTATTATAATGACCTTACTTTCTGGATTCTTCGGTTTCGTATTGGGGCTTCCAGCAGGTATCTTCCTATTCTTAACTCGTAAAGGACAAATTATGGAACATGTTGTATTTAACCGAATTTTATCGGTGATAGTCAACATTTTCAGATCCATTCCATTTATCATTTTAATTGTCTGGATGATTCCTTTTACAAGAGCATTAGTAGGAACATCTATCGGGGTTAGTGCCGCATTAGTTCCTCTTAGCATTGGAGCTGCTCCTTTTATTGCGCGATTAGTTGAGAACAGTCTTTTGGGATTGCCTTCTGGATTGATAGAAGCGGCGAGAGCATTGGGAGCGACACCTTTTCAAATTGTTTACAAGGTATTATTACCAGAAGCCCTTCCTTCTATTATCAATGCGGCATCGATTACACTAATCACACTTGTAGGTTATTCTGCAATGGGCGGTGCTGTAGGCGCAGGTGGCTTAGGACAAATTGGATACCAATACGGATACATCGGTTATGATGCTACAATCATGAACATCGTATTGATTCTTTTAGTTGCTCTAGTATTTATAATACAATTTGCTGGAGATGCACTTTCAAAACGTTTTGATCACAGATAA
- a CDS encoding urea transporter: protein MERLYRIENYFPWLAVLLKGIGQIMLQQSAYTGLFFLIGIFCGSITMGLGALLAVSVGTITAYLLQYDKEQIANGIYGFSATLVGVALTFYFEATLIVWIAIVVGAVLATVLQHWFSEKKIPVFTFPFILVTWGILYLLKYVYPVEPSLFITAPAEINQDFAFAFRGYGQVIFQGSTLAGILFFIGVFVNSPLHALYGFFGAVIAGFISEIYGAPIELVATGLLSYNAVLCAIVFVGDKINDGIWVIIAIILSLVVSFSMSVYQMVPLTFPFVAGTWGVLIIKKITAIKSDN from the coding sequence ATGGAACGTTTATATAGAATCGAGAACTATTTTCCTTGGTTAGCAGTTTTGCTAAAAGGAATTGGTCAAATTATGCTACAACAATCTGCTTATACAGGCTTGTTTTTTTTGATTGGAATTTTTTGTGGATCTATTACCATGGGATTAGGAGCATTATTAGCGGTTTCTGTTGGTACGATCACAGCGTATTTATTGCAATATGATAAAGAACAAATTGCAAATGGTATTTATGGCTTTAGCGCTACTTTGGTAGGTGTGGCACTTACTTTTTATTTTGAAGCAACACTAATTGTTTGGATTGCTATTGTGGTAGGTGCTGTATTGGCTACAGTTTTGCAACATTGGTTTAGTGAGAAAAAGATACCTGTATTTACTTTTCCTTTTATTTTGGTCACTTGGGGAATACTATATTTATTAAAATACGTTTACCCAGTCGAGCCATCCCTTTTTATAACTGCTCCAGCCGAAATTAATCAAGATTTTGCATTTGCATTTCGTGGATATGGACAGGTGATATTTCAAGGAAGTACTCTAGCGGGAATATTGTTTTTTATAGGAGTATTTGTTAATTCTCCATTGCACGCGCTCTATGGTTTTTTTGGTGCTGTAATTGCTGGTTTTATTTCTGAAATTTATGGTGCACCTATAGAATTAGTTGCTACGGGATTATTAAGTTATAATGCTGTACTATGCGCGATAGTTTTTGTGGGTGATAAAATAAATGATGGGATTTGGGTGATTATAGCAATTATACTTTCATTAGTTGTTAGTTTTTCCATGAGTGTATATCAAATGGTACCACTTACTTTTCCATTTGTAGCAGGTACTTGGGGTGTTTTGATAATAAAGAAAATTACAGCAATAAAGAGTGATAATTAA
- a CDS encoding alpha-ketoglutarate-dependent dioxygenase AlkB family protein yields the protein MLLFNDTEIFTSGNREKKIFDLPDTELILSDFLFTKEEADHYYNVLLNNTAWREYEMEMYDKTLKVPRMISWYEDKSNIGAELDSPDWTPELLQIKERVEAETQVKFNSVLLNLYRNGNDGVSWHSDREENFGKDAIIASVSFGETRIFKLRHKSKKEIPKLEIPLYHGSYLLMGGTTQSFWQHQVPKTTKQILPRINLTFRIVDRKQ from the coding sequence ATGTTACTTTTTAATGATACCGAAATTTTCACGAGTGGTAATAGAGAAAAAAAGATTTTTGATCTTCCAGATACAGAATTGATATTGTCTGATTTTCTTTTTACCAAAGAAGAAGCAGATCATTATTATAATGTCTTGCTAAACAATACAGCATGGCGAGAATATGAAATGGAAATGTATGATAAGACACTTAAAGTTCCTCGAATGATTTCTTGGTATGAAGACAAAAGTAATATTGGTGCAGAACTAGATTCCCCAGATTGGACCCCAGAATTATTACAGATAAAAGAACGAGTAGAGGCAGAGACTCAAGTAAAGTTCAATAGTGTATTGCTTAATTTGTATAGGAACGGAAACGATGGAGTGAGCTGGCATAGTGACCGAGAAGAAAATTTCGGAAAAGATGCTATCATTGCTTCCGTAAGTTTTGGTGAGACTAGAATTTTTAAGCTAAGACATAAGTCTAAAAAAGAAATTCCAAAATTAGAAATTCCTTTGTATCACGGATCTTATTTGCTAATGGGAGGAACAACACAAAGTTTCTGGCAACATCAGGTTCCTAAGACTACAAAACAGATTTTACCAAGAATTAATCTTACTTTTAGAATTGTTGATAGAAAACAATAA
- the metQ gene encoding methionine ABC transporter substrate-binding lipoprotein MetQ, which translates to MNTKIKFSTLAGVLLLSLVFANCGKDKKNDPNHIKVGVAAGPEFVVAQAAQKVAKEKYGLDVELITFNDYVVPNEALNQGDIDVNAFQHKPYLDEQSKQRGYKLAIVGKTFVYPIAGYSKKIKTLAELQPESTIIIPNDPTNGGRSLLLLQKNGLIKLKDGVGLLPKVTDIAENPKNLKILELEAPQIARALDDANVTIAIINNTFSSQAGLVPSRDALFVEDKDSPYVNLIVSREDNKNEEKVKKFLKAFQSEEVEKAAEKEFKGGAVKGW; encoded by the coding sequence ATGAATACAAAGATTAAATTTTCAACACTTGCAGGAGTACTGCTTCTTTCATTAGTATTTGCTAACTGTGGAAAAGACAAAAAAAACGATCCAAATCATATTAAAGTTGGTGTTGCTGCAGGACCTGAATTTGTTGTAGCACAAGCGGCTCAAAAAGTGGCTAAAGAAAAATACGGACTTGATGTAGAACTAATCACATTTAATGATTATGTAGTTCCTAACGAAGCATTAAACCAAGGAGATATTGACGTAAATGCATTTCAACACAAACCGTATCTTGACGAACAATCTAAACAAAGAGGATACAAACTGGCTATCGTTGGAAAAACTTTTGTTTATCCGATAGCTGGATACTCTAAAAAAATAAAAACACTAGCTGAATTACAACCTGAAAGTACTATCATTATCCCTAATGACCCAACAAATGGTGGTCGTTCGTTATTGTTATTACAAAAAAATGGACTTATCAAACTTAAAGATGGTGTTGGCCTTTTGCCAAAAGTAACTGATATCGCAGAAAACCCTAAGAACTTAAAAATTCTAGAACTAGAAGCACCACAAATTGCAAGAGCATTAGACGATGCTAACGTAACTATTGCTATTATCAACAATACATTCTCATCACAAGCAGGTCTTGTGCCATCTAGAGACGCCTTATTTGTAGAAGATAAAGATTCTCCTTACGTGAACTTAATCGTTTCTAGAGAAGATAATAAAAACGAAGAAAAAGTTAAAAAATTCCTTAAAGCATTCCAATCAGAAGAAGTAGAAAAAGCTGCTGAAAAAGAATTTAAAGGAGGAGCTGTAAAAGGATGGTAG
- a CDS encoding RNA polymerase sigma factor, with translation MKIQTKTKIDVLDDSILWNNLRAGNEKAFSSLFEKHYAHLVRYGNSLSPFAEKVQDCVQDVFTDIWIYRETLGDSVVVKAYLLSSVRKRIARLHERDHIFRKTTSIDSIEFLFDFSVEHQLIADEETLGKVSHLNKLLNSLPARQKEALYLRYNEGLSVEQIAEMLNVNYQSANNLLHRALLNLRKEWKGNISLLLLISSGLF, from the coding sequence ATGAAAATTCAAACAAAAACTAAGATAGATGTTCTTGATGATTCTATACTCTGGAATAATTTGAGGGCTGGTAATGAAAAAGCTTTTTCATCGCTTTTTGAAAAGCATTATGCTCATTTGGTTCGATACGGAAACTCACTTTCTCCTTTTGCTGAAAAGGTACAGGATTGTGTGCAGGATGTATTTACAGACATTTGGATATATAGAGAAACATTAGGTGATTCGGTTGTTGTAAAAGCATATTTATTATCAAGTGTACGAAAGAGAATTGCTCGACTTCATGAGCGTGACCATATTTTTCGCAAGACTACTTCTATAGATTCGATTGAATTTTTATTTGATTTCTCCGTTGAGCATCAGCTTATCGCTGATGAAGAGACTCTAGGTAAAGTTTCGCATCTTAATAAATTACTAAATAGTTTGCCAGCAAGGCAAAAAGAAGCTTTATACTTAAGATATAATGAAGGGCTTAGTGTGGAACAAATTGCAGAAATGCTTAATGTAAATTACCAATCGGCTAACAACTTGTTGCACCGTGCTTTATTGAATCTTCGTAAAGAATGGAAAGGTAATATCTCCCTTTTACTGCTTATATCATCAGGACTTTTTTAG
- a CDS encoding response regulator, producing the protein MESKYVFLLIEDSDIDKLVIKQLLKKVLAVTHVNAVSNGKEGIEWVIDNRKSFTQSLIILLDIQMPIMTGFEFLTEYDKL; encoded by the coding sequence ATGGAATCTAAATATGTTTTTCTGTTAATAGAAGATAGTGATATCGATAAGTTAGTTATAAAACAACTGCTTAAAAAAGTGCTTGCTGTAACACATGTAAATGCTGTTAGTAATGGCAAAGAAGGAATCGAATGGGTTATAGATAACCGAAAGAGCTTTACGCAATCTCTTATTATTCTACTAGACATACAAATGCCAATAATGACTGGTTTTGAATTTCTTACTGAGTATGATAAGCTTTGA